TTTGGGCTGACAATGAGGTGCCAGCTCTCGGACGATCCAATCATCACGCCACGCCGGAAGAACAGCGTGTTGAGACTGCGCGAGTCCGGGACGTTGCGACCATTCGATTCGTGCTGATAGCCGGTTTGAAAACCGAGCCACGTCACCAAGCCAGCGTTTGCGGTCGTCGCCGGGGCGAACGACTCGTAAAACAGCGACGGCATGTAGCTGGTGTCGTAGAACGGGCTGGAACGGGCGTCGATGTCCCAGAGCGAGCGCTGGGTGTAGCCGAACTGGAGCGTGCGCAGCGCGCGCTCCCGATCGCCCTCGCCGAAGCTGCGGAGGCGGTATTTGAAGCTAAGCTGAAATTTGGCCGCCGGAGCATCGGCTCCGTAGAGGAAATAAATCGCCTCATGCGCGCCGAAGTGGTTCCAAAAGGTTCGGTCGATGGAAGCAACCGCCGGGGCGACCGAGGCGGAAACGTTGGCAGGTCCCGGAGGATCGCTTGGGCGAACGGCCTCCCTGCCCTGCGCCAGAATCACCGCGCGCATCGGCGCGGAGTTGTGACCGGCGATCTCCAGGAAAACGAGACCGCTTACATCGAGCGGCAACACGAAAACATAGTTGCGACAGGCGAATGCGCCGGCCCGGACAGTTGTCGGCGCCGCAGCGTCGGCGTGCAGTTCGACCGGGATTGATCGCTCACCGGCGGTCAGCTTGCCCGCGACCAGGGGAGGCGCGTTAAATGGGGTGTCACCGGCCGTTGGATTGAAGCCCACGAGCGCGACGCGCACCGGCGCTCCGGGAGCGACCGGGTCGGCCGGCGACACCAACGTGGTGATAGCCGCGTCTTGTCCGGGCAGCAGTCGCGCGCCGGCAATAAACAGGACTGCAAGCAATGGACCTTTCATGGCGCAGGGGGACGAGTTTGGATCACGTCTGGTGTCGATGGACTGGATGCCGTGTTGGCCGCCAGAATCGCTCCGTCGCGCGACGATCCGCCTCCCATGGCTTGATAAAGTGCGGCGGTATCGGCCAGTCGCTGCGCCTGGGCCGCGATCAGGTTGATACGGGTTTGTTGCGCCTGCTGCTCCGCGCCGAGCAATTGCAGGTAGCTGGCCGCGCCCAAGGCATATTGTCGTCGCATCGATTGCAGGGACTCCTGCGCAAAGGCATCGGCGGCGGCTTGGGCGGCCAGGGTTTGGGCGTCGTTGTCCAGCGCGCGCAGCACGTCGGCGACGTTGCGCAGTGCCTGCAGCACGGTCTGCCGGTAGTTCGCAGCGGCGGCATCGAACGCCGCCAGCGCCGCTCGTTTCTCCGCAGGCAGTCCGGGATTGAGCAAGGGCTGCGTCAGTTGGGCGACGAGCCCCCAGGCCAGTGAGCCGCCGCCGAACAGGCTGGCGGTGGTGAGCGCCTGCGAACCGAGATTCCCGCTGAGCGAAATCCGTGGGTAGAGCTTGGACACCGCGACACCGTGGTCGGCGTTGGCGGCATGCAGCAGCGCCTCGGCCGCCTGGATGTCCGGACGCTGGCGCACGAGTTCCGATGGCACGACGAGCGGCAGATCGGCCGGCAGGGTGAAATCGTCCAAGGCGAAGGACGGCAGACATCCGGCTCCAGGTGCCTGGCCGGCGAGAACGGCGAGCAGATGCTGATTTTGTTCCAGCCGGTTGCGCAACGGCGGAACGCTGGCCCTTGTTTGCTCGACTTGGGTTTGCAACGCCAGCAGGTCATCCTGTGAGGCGTGGCCGAGTTCCAGGCGCCGGCGCGCGATCTCCAGTTGGGCTTCCTGTGCCCGCAGAATGGCTTGGGTGGCCTCGATCTGGCTGGCCAGTTGGGCCTGGGTGATGGCGGCGGTGGCTACATTGGCCGCCAGGGTCAGGCGAGCGCCTTCGAGCTGGAAGCGTTGATAGCCGGCTCGGGCGGCGAGGGCTTCCAGCGCGCGCCGGTCGCCACCGGCGAGATCAAGGTTGTAGCGCACGCCCACCGAAGCGTTGTAGAGATCGAACACGCGCGCCTCGCCGCTTTGTCCCAAGGCCGCGGGGTTGAAACGCTGACGCTGCCCGCCCAGACTGGCATCGACCCGGGGATACAAGGTCGAGCCGGCTTGCGCCGCGTAGGTCTCCTGGACCTGACGCAAGGTCGCCTGCGCCGCGGCCAGCGTGGGGCTGGATGCCAGCGCCCGGTCGATCAGCGCATCGAGCTTCGGCGATCCGAGCGCCCGCCACCATAGCGCATCGACCGGCGCACCGTGAACGAAACGCTGGGCACCGCCGAGTGTCGTTGGCGACGATGCAGTCTGCGCAGGCACCGGCGTCGTGGTGTAGGCGGCCACCTCAGGCGCTGCAGGCCGTTGGAAATCGGGGCCGGCGGCACAGCCGGCCAACCCCGCCGCGCCAATCGCATAACAGACCCAGCGCATGCTTGCTGGAATCCCGGAGGGCAACAGCCCACCGCGCACGAGCACGAAGAGAAGAGAGCGGGGTCCGGGAACGGGTGACACCCGAGCGGGGCGAGTCACGCGGAATCGTGGCCAACGCGGGCTCATGGTTCGACTCCCATCAGAGGGCTCCAGCCCGGATGATCGAAGTAATTTGGGTATCCGCGCAGCGCCTGGGCCAGCTTTGCAACGCCATCGTCGGATCGTGGATCCGCGGCCACCAATGCCGCGCCTTCGATGAGCCCGGCGATCAGGGCGTGCAGAGTCGCATCCGCCTTGGGCACGAGCTTACAATTCTGGATGAGGTAGGTCACATTCTCCTGAACGGAATCCGCCAGGGCCTTCGCCTGTTCCCGGGTAAGGTTGCGCCGGTTGTGGGCGACCAGCACGGGAGCGACCGCGTCGCGGATGCGTTGCATGCCAAGGCGCAACGGTTCGTCGGTCGCCCAGCGTTGGCCGTCATTGAGTGAAAGCACGGCCGCACCATGGTCGTCATGCCCGGGCGTGTGGCCATGACCTTGATGGAAATGGGTCCAAACCGCATAGCCGATGACAACCAGAACAAAGGCGAGCAGGCCGGCCACGAACGGCCGACGAAGTTTCTGGACGAATGGATTCATGGGGAGGCCTTTCTTTGTTTGGAGGGATGATAAGCGACGGGAGTCGTTTCAGATGCAGGAAGGGGATCGCGCGGCGGCGATACTATCGTCGCCGCACCCCGTAGAAATGCTCCTGGAATGGCCTGCGAAAACTCTGGTGGCAGGCGAGACAGCTGATTTGCATTCTTGCGAACGCAGAAATCACAGCCAGTCCATCCTGGCGCACAGCCGCCTGCCCCAGTTCCCGCGCGGCCAAGCGGGTATTCTTGTCGTGGCCCTTGAACTGGCCGGCGTCAGTGCCGACGAATCCTAGAATGCGCGCCTTTTCGGTCAACGGTGGCTGAGGATGATCGGCAATCAGCGGGGCGGTCTTGCCCACGAGTTCCCAGTCTTCTCGGGATATGCCGTCGGTGATGATCTGCATGTTCTGCCCCATCTCTCGCATGATCCTGCGCAGAGCCAGCGATTTTGCCGCCGGATCACTGGCTCCGGCGGCGATACTGGC
This portion of the Candidatus Didemnitutus sp. genome encodes:
- a CDS encoding phospholipase A, translating into MKGPLLAVLFIAGARLLPGQDAAITTLVSPADPVAPGAPVRVALVGFNPTAGDTPFNAPPLVAGKLTAGERSIPVELHADAAAPTTVRAGAFACRNYVFVLPLDVSGLVFLEIAGHNSAPMRAVILAQGREAVRPSDPPGPANVSASVAPAVASIDRTFWNHFGAHEAIYFLYGADAPAAKFQLSFKYRLRSFGEGDRERALRTLQFGYTQRSLWDIDARSSPFYDTSYMPSLFYESFAPATTANAGLVTWLGFQTGYQHESNGRNVPDSRSLNTLFFRRGVMIGSSESWHLIVSPKVSVYVGGLSDNPDLTDYRGYAEWMIALGKGNGAKLTYTGRAGKAFDRFSTQIDFTIPVQSKLLDFATYFTVQYFSGDGESLRSYDQRTETVRAGFSLVRLR
- a CDS encoding cytochrome c, with protein sequence MAASIAAGASDPAAKSLALRRIMREMGQNMQIITDGISREDWELVGKTAPLIADHPQPPLTEKARILGFVGTDAGQFKGHDKNTRLAARELGQAAVRQDGLAVISAFARMQISCLACHQSFRRPFQEHFYGVRRR
- a CDS encoding efflux transporter outer membrane subunit, with the translated sequence MRWVCYAIGAAGLAGCAAGPDFQRPAAPEVAAYTTTPVPAQTASSPTTLGGAQRFVHGAPVDALWWRALGSPKLDALIDRALASSPTLAAAQATLRQVQETYAAQAGSTLYPRVDASLGGQRQRFNPAALGQSGEARVFDLYNASVGVRYNLDLAGGDRRALEALAARAGYQRFQLEGARLTLAANVATAAITQAQLASQIEATQAILRAQEAQLEIARRRLELGHASQDDLLALQTQVEQTRASVPPLRNRLEQNQHLLAVLAGQAPGAGCLPSFALDDFTLPADLPLVVPSELVRQRPDIQAAEALLHAANADHGVAVSKLYPRISLSGNLGSQALTTASLFGGGSLAWGLVAQLTQPLLNPGLPAEKRAALAAFDAAAANYRQTVLQALRNVADVLRALDNDAQTLAAQAAADAFAQESLQSMRRQYALGAASYLQLLGAEQQAQQTRINLIAAQAQRLADTAALYQAMGGGSSRDGAILAANTASSPSTPDVIQTRPPAP